In Desulforegula conservatrix Mb1Pa, the sequence AAATAAACCTTTCTGGCATCTAAGCCAGTACATAGGAGCATGAGCAAATTCGTCGTCTACAGCATCTACAAAGAAGCAAACTGGAGGCATAGTTTTTAAAATTTCGCCCAAATCATATTCTAAGCTTTCCCATAGTGGAGAATTACAAAAAATTGTAAAGTGGCGTCCTGAGCGGTGTTGGTGGATTATATCTATTACTTGGCTGTAGATGGATAGAGGAGTTGGTGCAAATGGCAATATCTCTTTATAGGTTTCATTTAATTTCTTTTTTTCATTATCTGAAACAAAAACACTCAATTGTTTTTTGTGAACAATATGAGTAAACAATGATCTTAAAATAGCTCTGCGCCATAACTCACGCCATTTTTCAGTTAAATCAACTGGTTTAAACCATTGACAAAATTTAACAATCAACTCAGTATTTGGAATATTCTGTTGGATATCATCAAGATATGATTCTCCGTATATTGAATTTTCTTCATGGGAAGAGGCTCTTAAACGGCGTAAATATATTGTTTTACCTGATCCTTTACGACCTGCAATTACCCTTGCTGAAAAGTCATTACTTTCCATTGCGATACCACCCCAAACAGATTCGTCTTGAAATGTGACAAACTTATTCATGCTATTTGCGAGATCAGCTCTCGATCCGTCTGGATCACCAAAAGGCATATTGGATGGTGGCATATTTTCTCCTATTAACTGGGTAATAGATTAACAAGGTCGCAAAAAGTCAGATTCTCGTCATTCCGGCGCAGGGCGGAATCCAGAAGTATCTGAAAATACTGGATACCGGATCAAGTCCGGCATGAGGACACCGCCCTTTTTTGACTTTTTGCGAAACCATCAAAATTCAATCATGAATAAAGGAAAAGATTGTTTATCTTTGTATCTGATCACAGGGGGTCTGCTATTTAACATCTTGAAATTATTGAATGTGATACATGCGTATTTAATTACTTTGCATTACTATCATTCAATTATTTCAGCATGTTGTATATTTACTACTTTAATAACTTAATTATTTAAGCCAATAAATTCAATATCTTTACCCTGTGATCAGATACTTATCTTTTATTGCTCCGGTGGCATAATATGTAAATCTTGGTTTCCATGTTGTTACTTGATTTAGAAGGAATTACGCTTCAATTTTTTTATATATTTAATCACCGGAGCAATATAATGGCCACATTCCCCATCTATCACCTTTTTTTGCTGTTATCATGGGAAATACCGGTATCGTTTAAACTTCAAAAAAACAATGTTTATTCAAATCACATTATTTATCGTTTTGTCTATTTATTTTTTACTCTCTGCAAAATTCATCAAATGTAGGAAGATATAATAAGGCAGTTGTTAATGATTTGCAGGAATTGTTAAATCACATCTCAACAGCGTAAAAAAGGATATTGATACGTCTGGGATTTTTAGGATCTTTTAATATATGACACTGGCGTAGATGACGGTAATTATCTATCTCAATTTCGATATCAAACCACAAAGTGGGATCGTTATAATCCCATACTCTATTAATCGCTTCTGTGAATTTTTTTGCCATGAGTTTGCACGGAATAAACGAAACGGCTTCTTTCCCTATCAGTCTGGCAGGATTTCTTGACCAACCACGCTTGATACCTCTAATAATTCCGTGTTTATCTATCCAGACATTAATCCGCTCATGCTTGTCCAGCCGGGTCAGTCCTCTGTCCCGTTCTTGAACTTTCCCCTATTATCACCTGATTGGCCTGATAATAAGCTGTTATTGACGACCTCAAATTTGAATTTTAGACCAGCCGCCATCCCCTGCAAAATCCATTCAACCTCTTTCAGATTCTCTGGATACTGTTTGTCTATTGCAAGCAGGTGCTCATTGATTTTTTTGACCTGTTCTTTGTGACTGAATTTTTTTACAATACCAACATGCTCTTGAACAATTGGGTCAGCACATAAATCCATAGATTCATCTGAATCTACGCCAGAAATTAACCAATCAAAAAATTCTCTATAGTGAATATAAACACCGGAAATTAAATCTGCGGATGGGCCTCTTTTGCCGCTTAAAATCATCGACAAATAGCTTGTTGTTATTCCAGTTTTTTTACAAAACTCCGCCTGTGAAACCCTGGCCTTCTCCTTGATGAGAATCGCAAGTCTTTCAGGAAATAAATTATCTTCGGATATTTTACTTACGGATTTATTTTTTTCAATTAAATCATGGTTCTGTTGTTTTTTGTCGGGTGTTATTGTTTCTGTTTTGCCTTCTGACAATAATTTTCTGCCTAATTCAATAAAGTCATCAAGTTCATGCCCGCAAGCGTTTGCTAATTGTCCCTGTAATTTCTTACCAACAGGCTTCGGCTTAGTTTTATGAAGTATTTGGGTCATCAAAGCACTTGAAATATTAGCTTTAGCCGCTAAAAATGAACGCCCGCCGTACCCCTCTTTCTCAACAAAGTACCTAAGAGCCATCATGAAAGCTTCATATATTTCAGTATAAATATCCATGATTTAACTATCAGTTAATTTGATTAAAAAATAAATAACTCAGTTTTTCACTATTTGTGAAAATAAAATATTGACAAACTTTTATACTGCTTGTTAAATATATCCTCATGAAACACGGATACCAAACTCAAATTGCAAAAAAGGCCGGGGTCAGCGACGCATTTATTTCTTTTTTTTTCAAAGGTAAAAAGATCCCTTCTTGGAAAACAGCCAAGAAATTAGGTGCTGCAACAGACACTGATCCTATCTTATGGGCAGAAGGCCGTTTCGAGGAAATAAAGACAGTCCTTAGCTCAAAAGAAAACAAGCTTTAAAAACACAATAAAGCTTTTAAAAAACAATACCACGGAAACAGCATATGAAAACGAGCGGAAAAATGATCGGATTTACAAATTCAGAAATCGCAGCAGAGCTAAAAGCGGCTCTTCTCTACAGAGAATATGATAACCCCGTTCAGAAGGTAGCCGATATGCTCGGCCTTAAAGCTCGGACTGTCTACGATTATTTTGACGGACACATCAAAATAAGCCTCCCGTTCCTTCATGCATGCCTGATCGTTACCGGCGGTGATCGTGATGTCAAAAAATTCCTTTGCCCTGAAGGCTGGGACATCCTTCCTATGACAGTTCACTCCACACGCACTGAAGACATTGAAACAGAATTTGGAGATGTTCACATCGCATTCGGCGATCTTCAAAAAGCGATAAGGGCAGCAAAGGCAGATAGCAATACCAGCCCGTCAAAGATGGCGGAGATAGAAAAATTACTGGATTCAGTACGAGTGGAACTAAACGACATCCAGAGCTGTCTCAATGCTGAAAAGCTAAAGCAAGACAACGTGAGAGAAATAAAAATCGCAGTATAAATAGAATTTAAAACAACTAAGCTGGCGGCGAGCCAAAAACCAGGAGCCGTGGGGGCGAACGGTACAGATGGATTGCGCCATAAGTGAGGCAGACATGAAAAACGTAAAATCCATTGTATTTTCAGACCTTAATCTACCAACACCCCCTTTAAAAAAATATACCAGACGGATCGCTACTCCTAAGGGTTATAGCGGCAGCCCAATCAACCAAGTCGGTCTCGATGTTGCGATCTCAGTTTCTCTTGTCATGACATTTCCTGGTGGAAAGACCGATAGCCGCATCAACACACAGGAGGTCCAGTTTGAAAAAAATAATTTTGATTTGGGTGATTGGCCTGCTGCTCACCTTACTCACAAGTTACGCAATTCATTTCATTGATATTAAAAACATGGACGCAAGAAAAGTCCCAAAACCAGAAACCGACTTTGGATACAATAGCCTAACCAGGAGGACACAGTATGAATAGAGTTACGGATAAAGAAGTAACTGCTGAAATGAGGAAATTCAGAGAGCTTGGCATATGGGACGCTAAATATACGAGAATCCTCGGCTTAATATTCCTTGTTCTTGAAAAACCAAATGGAAGAATAGATGTAGCCTTTTATAACTACAAGCCCTTGTCGCCCATCCTCGTTTTCTTCCTTAATATATTCCGCAATCCCAACAAGGAGGTAATGGCATAATGGAGCCTCTTAAAAAGATCGACAAGCCAGTGACACCAGTAGTTAAAAAGGCTCAACGTGGACATGATGATAAGCTATTCGCCATGGCAGAAAAAGCCATAGCGGATTGCAACGCCTTTCTGAGAAGCAGAGGTGTACAGGCATGAAAAACGCAGACATAGATAGCATAGTCAATGCCCTTCCTGACAATGAGAGAATGTATCTCACCAGATATATCGAGTCTCTTGAGGGCGAACGCAAGGACGTGATGGTTCTTGGCAATGATGAGTTTTTCGCTCTCAAAGACAAGAACGGTGACATCCGGGCAATGAAGAAAAGGATTCGTCTTACTGCATCAGAGCGCCACCTGGTGCAGATCACAAACAACGGGCCTTACGTTCTGTCTGCAAAGGGCTATGAAGTTTTGGCAAATGAGAGTGGTATACAGGTTGTTTTTCCTGCTTCAGTCATGGTTGACGGAAAACAGCAGGCAAATCCGCACATGACCAGAGATCCCAAAACCGGAAGGATTCTATCCTGTTATGCAAGGGCAATTGCCTATCGCTACAGCCCTGCTGGAATGCCACAGGTAGCGGACTGGACAACGGTTTTCGACATACCTTCATACAGGCTTCAAGATCTTATATCCAAAGCCAAAAAGACTGCCCAGGCATTCAAACTATTGCCTAACGACCTCACACCTGAATCTAAAGCCGGGGAAACATGGGCAAGATACCCTTTCGACGAGGCCACAAGCCTATGGGTAAACACTGCCCACAAAGATGCGATAGACTGGTATTCCAATCTTACCGCCAGAGAGAAAAAAATAATAGATACAGCCCAGACCTTTGCAAGAAGAAATGTAGTTAAGCACCTGACAGGGCTTGCGGAAGTTCCGGGCCAGATCTACAGATCGCCTGCCGAAGGGACTAAGAACGGAGAAAAATACACTTACACCAAAGAAACCGTAACGCCATTTCAGGTATGGGACATGGAGATAACTGTTTGGATTCCGAGTAACGACGGAATTATCCGATGGAACGGATCTCAGTACGCAGAACTCAGAAAGCAGCTTGAAAATATAATATCCAATGATGAAGCAAAGCCTGTCGAGATTGTTGGTGTCGGAGCTGAAGAAGTTTCAATCTCTGAATCAGAAGAACTTAATGTAACTGAGCCTGAAGCACAGGATGCAGAATATGAGATTCTTCCACAGAAAACTCCGCAATCAGATACTCATGCAGCACAATCCGAACCGATTATTGAACAGCCGCCTGCTGATGCTCCGGGAAAACAATCACAGCCACCCAGTAATTCTCCGTTGGATCAGGCAGCCGAGTTCAGACGCAGGCTATGGAACAACTATCAGGCTATCAAACAAAATTTTCCTGATGAGTATGCCCAGGCAGTCAAAATTTGCGGAGGCGTAGAAAACACCTCTTCCAGAGATTGGATAATGGAAGTTATCGCGCGTGTAAATGAAATCATAGACACTCGGCAGTAGCTTAGGAGGCAAGCACATGAACAACGCAAACCAGATTTATACGCCGGATCGAGAAGTTAAGCCCGGAGCGATAGTAATAGCACAGCTTTGCCCCGGATATTGTCTTGAGTCACATGTTGAAGGGTTTTGCGGGGAAAGGCTGATACTTGCGGACTGGAGCCAGCCAGTCAACAGGCAGGATATAAAATTAGTTTAAGGAGGTCTTTATGGCAAGCAAAGCAACAAGAGACATGGCGACTGCAGCAGGATTTGCATTCGAGATGGGTCGTCAGATGAAAAATTATTATCTGGTTAACAGGCCCAAAGTGAAACAGATCCACCCGCTACTTGATGATCTAATCGCTACGGCAGAACCCGTGCTGGTTTACTTCAGAAACCAGCTTGATCTCGGAGATCTGAAATACATCAGCAATAAGGTCGATAACTTCAATTCCAGAGCTGAAAACAGGGATATGAACGGCATTGTATACGTCGGATTAGTGATCGGCCAGGTATCTGAAAGAGTCTGTGAACTCAATGAGAGAAATGGCAATCCCGACAAAATTGCTAAACTGGAATCCATACTTTCTCCACTCCAGGCTTTGTATCAATATTTCGAGCAGCGCATGAAACGCCCCGAACTTGAAGCTCAGGTAAGTCAATTATTTACGACATGGGAAGAGGCCAAGCAGGATGAAGCCCCTCGTCGCATGGTAGCTGCTTAAAAAGAACTTATAGGTGCAGTAAAATGAGCGACGTCCAAGGAATCATCCTTTTCTGGTGTTTAATGTGTTGTTGTTGTTTTTCTGTCATTCAACATCTTTGCTTTTTAAAAGCAATAAAACTGCTTAATCGCCAAGAAAAATCATTTGATAAAATCATCTCGGATCTTCTTGCACAAAGGACTTATAAAAATGATTAAAAAGGTCATTACAAAAAATATAAAAGGCTCATCCTTTGAAATGGATGTCGAAAGACTCACCCTGTTCACTGGTAAGGTGGGAAGCGGTAAAACAACGGTAGCCAACGCCATTGCCATCACGCTGCTTGGTTATTATCCTGCTGGTACAGAAACAATCAAACAGAACGGAGCAATATTCGACGCATTCTCTTCTGATCCGGAAACAATGACAACAGGAGTCGTTCTAGACAACGGGACCAGGCTTGAACGGAGTCTTACAAAAACCAAATCAGGTAGCGTAACCGAAAAGCTGACCATCAATGGTAAAAAGGTAACCAAACCAGAATACTCCAACGCTATATATAGTTCAGGCCTGATACTTTTTGATGTGGGGTTATTTACTGAAGCATCAAACCAGAAAAAAGCCGAAATAATTTTCAGCATGTTTTCTGTTACTGAGACATTCGACATTGAGACCAGAATAGAAGATGCCAGGGATGGCATAAAGAGAATGCAGGAAACAATCCGGGGTATAGACCGAACCATCGAACAGCAGAGAGTTTACAGATCTTCCCAAAATCCTCCTCCAGGGAATGTGGCCCAGATAAGGGATATAATCAGCACGGCAGAAGTTGAACTTGAAGCAGCAATAAGGGAATGCGAAGCAGCAAAGATATCAGAAGCACGGTTCAGGAAAGAGCAGGAGGAGTCTCTCCAATCGGAGCAGCAACAGCCTGCTGCTGCTCCGTCGCTTGTTGATGATACCGTCCCTGCTCCCGAAGAACAACCTATTCCAGCAAAGCCACATACAGATGCACTGATAACTGATGGCGATATCTTAAATAAACCAGCACCACTTCCACAAGTTCTAATTCGTAATGACGCAACCAGCCCCAAAGATTCTATCATAAAAATTATTGATGCAATGGTCGTAACTGGATGTTCAAGCACTTGCTTTGCGGTAATGGTCGCAAAACAAGAACTCAGAAAATACGCGGCATAAGGAGGCCATATGCAGACAGAAACAAGCGAGATGATACAGGCAAGAATCAATGGCCTCAAATCCAGAATAGCCGAAGCAAGGCGTACAGAAGCGGCGTTCATCAAGATTGCAGGCATAGACCAAAATATAATTGATCAGGAAATAGGCCGAAAAGAGGCTGAAAAAGTTCTTGAGTTAAAGAAGGCTGATCTTGAGAAAGCCTTGGCAGACAGGAAGGCCGCATCTGAAGTGGCTATAACCGAGTTCTCTAAAATGATGAATGACATCCTGCCCCTTGGAACTGTTCAGATAGACTTCGACGCGAACAACAAAGGCCTCGATATTCTGCTGATCAATGGAGGAATCCCGACAAGGTACGCTGCATTGTCAGGTGGTGAAAAGGTTATGATGAATATGGCCATTACAAGAGCTTGCGGAGCAAATGTAATTCTCGTTGAGGCGGCAGAAATGGATGATGCCACTTTGACAAAGGCAATGGTCGCAATGAATAGCGTCGAATCACTCCAGGCGTTCATCTTCACTTGCCATACGCCGGCTGAAAGTAACGGATTCAAAGTCATAAGCAGGGAGGCAGAAAATGCTTGATTCAAACCAGAAAGCGGCTGTTGACTCAAATCATTCTTCAATTATGTGTGTGGCATGTCCTGGTTCAGGCAAGACGACAACTCTTATCGCCAGAATAGCGAGGCTCATACAGGACGGCGTGTCTCCTTATGAAATAATGGCATTCACCTTTACCCGTGCATCTTCACAGGAAATGAAGGAAAGGCTCCAGGCTTCGATAGGAAAAGCAGCTGAGCATGTGACCATCGGAACGATGCACAGTGTATGCCTTCAGCTCCTTAAGAGATTTCCTGAATTTGCAGGGATCGTGTCGGAAGACGACATCTCTATATACGGTGAGTTTGAAGAAGATTTCCTTTTAAAAGACGAAGCCTCAATACGAGGATATTTCAAAGACGGTAAATGGAAAAAGGTTACAGGCAAAGCTGTAAAGGCAGAGCTGATGCAAATATACGCCAAGCTCATGCCTGCATCAAATACGTCAGCAGGAGACATTGCAGGAGGTCTTGAAAGAAGACTTCTTGAGAACAATGCGTTGACCCACGGTTCAATCATTACAAGGACACTCCAGACACTCAAGCTTTATTCCGGAATGCTGAATATCAAGCATATTCTATGCGATGAGTGCCAGGATAACGACTTTGCACAATGGTCGCTTATCATCGAAATGACTGAGCTGTTCAGTGCCAATCTGTTCTTATGCGGTGATATTGACCAGTCCATCTATTCGTTTCGTGGTGCTGAGCCTTATCTGATGCTTAATTATATGCGTACCTTTGAAATACATTGTCTGGATATCAATTACAGAAGCACTCCTCAGATAGTAGACGCAGCAACCAGAGTAATAACCAACAATGAGAAAAGAAAACCGATATTCATGTCAGCGGCAAGAGGTGGTGAGGATAACTGGGATGTAACACTCATTGACTCATGTGACTCTGCCAAAACGGCACAGGTTCTTAAAGACAAGCTTGCAGAAGGTTGCACTCCTGAATCAATAGCTGTCTTGTCTCGAAACCATGGATTCCTTGCAAAGCTATCTTTTCTGCTTGGAGAGTCAGAAGTTGAGCATACATACACAGGAAAAGATTCAGGCGACTTTAAGAAAGAAGGCTTTTGCAGGCTCAATTCCATGATCAGACTTGCTCTGAATCCTCTTGATAATTTTGCCTTCGCAATGTCCCGCAAGGTGCTGCATGTTTCTGATGAGGATTTTTTACAGGTGCGCCTTAAGGCCACCCAGGATCTGACAAGCCATTTCAATGCATGGAAGGCAATGGGCGGCAGATACTCAATCTACGAAGAGCGCAACCAGTTAACTCTTTCAGGAGCTGTTGCAAGAGCCTTCAATATGTATCTCGGTTGCGAGGAGTCTCCGACTGCTTCGATAGATGAATACACGGCTGCCATAGCCGCGACAAAGATTGCAGACGAATGGGCGCACACTAATCCAGCCCTTCATACAAGCCCCCTGACACTCAGTGGCCCCAAATATCTTGAATGGCTGTCCTTCTATTCTGATCAGGAGGACAGGAGGAAAAAATCCAAGGGCATCCAGCTGATGACAATCCATGCAAGTAAAGGCCTTGAATTCCCGGTTGTGTATGTTGTCGGCATGAATGAAGACATTATGCCTTCCAAACAGGCTAAATCGACCGACGACATGGAAGCCGAAAGACGACTTGCTTATGTGGCCATGACAAGAGCCAAAAACGAACTTTTTTTATGCGTAAGGCCAGAAAAGAGCATTTCAGATTACGGCAAAGAAATTGAAACACCAGTTTCGAGATTCGTACTGGAAGCTTTAGGCATATAACTGAAAAGGGGGATAAATGCCGGAACTATCACGCCAAGAACGCAAGGCTTTAAAAAAAGAAAACCTAAAACGGCCAGCAGTATTAACAAAAATGCCAAAAGAAGATTGGCCAAAACAAGGACTTTATCCAGGTTTGGTAGAAGTATGGATAAGCAGAGCATTCCTTGTGCAGGTAGTCCATGAATCTCTGGATGGCTACAGGCTTTCTGTTTGTCGCACATCCGTTACTGCTGGTGGTCAATATGTTGATGGAATCACATGGGAAGAGCTTCAGGATATCAAACGTCAGGTCGGCATGGGGGACAAATACGCCATCGAGGTTTACCCAAGAGACCAGGACATAGTTAATGTAGCGAATATGAGACATCTGTTTGTTTTGCCTCAACCTCTGAGGATTGGTTGGTTCAAAAGAAGCGATGGAAGCATTGCTTGATATGGACGCAAGAAATGGAGATGCAACTTGAAAACAAAAGAAGAATTTCAGGATTTCATTGACCGCTTGCGCTTCCACAACAAAGGCAAAGGAGTCGATTGGCATTACACTGCTAATCCTATTTTCCTTGTCAGAAATGAAGATCGGAAAACAGGTATCGACATGGATTGCTGTAACGGGACTTTATGGTACTACGACGACTT encodes:
- a CDS encoding helix-turn-helix domain-containing protein, giving the protein MDIYTEIYEAFMMALRYFVEKEGYGGRSFLAAKANISSALMTQILHKTKPKPVGKKLQGQLANACGHELDDFIELGRKLLSEGKTETITPDKKQQNHDLIEKNKSVSKISEDNLFPERLAILIKEKARVSQAEFCKKTGITTSYLSMILSGKRGPSADLISGVYIHYREFFDWLISGVDSDESMDLCADPIVQEHVGIVKKFSHKEQVKKINEHLLAIDKQYPENLKEVEWILQGMAAGLKFKFEVVNNSLLSGQSGDNRGKFKNGTED
- a CDS encoding helix-turn-helix domain-containing protein; amino-acid sequence: MKHGYQTQIAKKAGVSDAFISFFFKGKKIPSWKTAKKLGAATDTDPILWAEGRFEEIKTVLSSKENKL
- a CDS encoding AAA family ATPase, with amino-acid sequence MIKKVITKNIKGSSFEMDVERLTLFTGKVGSGKTTVANAIAITLLGYYPAGTETIKQNGAIFDAFSSDPETMTTGVVLDNGTRLERSLTKTKSGSVTEKLTINGKKVTKPEYSNAIYSSGLILFDVGLFTEASNQKKAEIIFSMFSVTETFDIETRIEDARDGIKRMQETIRGIDRTIEQQRVYRSSQNPPPGNVAQIRDIISTAEVELEAAIRECEAAKISEARFRKEQEESLQSEQQQPAAAPSLVDDTVPAPEEQPIPAKPHTDALITDGDILNKPAPLPQVLIRNDATSPKDSIIKIIDAMVVTGCSSTCFAVMVAKQELRKYAA
- a CDS encoding ATP-dependent helicase, translating into MLDSNQKAAVDSNHSSIMCVACPGSGKTTTLIARIARLIQDGVSPYEIMAFTFTRASSQEMKERLQASIGKAAEHVTIGTMHSVCLQLLKRFPEFAGIVSEDDISIYGEFEEDFLLKDEASIRGYFKDGKWKKVTGKAVKAELMQIYAKLMPASNTSAGDIAGGLERRLLENNALTHGSIITRTLQTLKLYSGMLNIKHILCDECQDNDFAQWSLIIEMTELFSANLFLCGDIDQSIYSFRGAEPYLMLNYMRTFEIHCLDINYRSTPQIVDAATRVITNNEKRKPIFMSAARGGEDNWDVTLIDSCDSAKTAQVLKDKLAEGCTPESIAVLSRNHGFLAKLSFLLGESEVEHTYTGKDSGDFKKEGFCRLNSMIRLALNPLDNFAFAMSRKVLHVSDEDFLQVRLKATQDLTSHFNAWKAMGGRYSIYEERNQLTLSGAVARAFNMYLGCEESPTASIDEYTAAIAATKIADEWAHTNPALHTSPLTLSGPKYLEWLSFYSDQEDRRKKSKGIQLMTIHASKGLEFPVVYVVGMNEDIMPSKQAKSTDDMEAERRLAYVAMTRAKNELFLCVRPEKSISDYGKEIETPVSRFVLEALGI
- a CDS encoding DUF7694 domain-containing protein — its product is MPELSRQERKALKKENLKRPAVLTKMPKEDWPKQGLYPGLVEVWISRAFLVQVVHESLDGYRLSVCRTSVTAGGQYVDGITWEELQDIKRQVGMGDKYAIEVYPRDQDIVNVANMRHLFVLPQPLRIGWFKRSDGSIA